One Phycisphaerae bacterium genomic region harbors:
- a CDS encoding YjbQ family protein has protein sequence MKSYRKELWFSVPQRRQMVNITGEVRECLRESGIREGLCLVNAMHITASVFINDDEGGLHQDMEVWLEKLAPEKPHSQYRHNNGEDNADAHLKRTIMGREVVVAITDGDFDFGPWEQIFYGEFDGRRKKRVLVKIIGE, from the coding sequence ATGAAGAGCTATCGCAAGGAACTGTGGTTCAGCGTGCCGCAGCGGCGGCAGATGGTCAACATCACCGGCGAGGTCCGCGAGTGCCTGCGCGAGAGCGGCATTCGCGAAGGCTTGTGCCTGGTCAATGCGATGCACATCACCGCCAGCGTCTTTATCAACGACGACGAGGGTGGATTGCATCAGGATATGGAGGTCTGGCTCGAGAAGCTGGCGCCGGAAAAACCGCACTCGCAGTATCGCCACAACAACGGCGAGGACAACGCCGATGCGCACCTGAAGCGCACGATCATGGGCCGCGAGGTCGTGGTGGCGATCACCGACGGCGATTTCGACTTCGGGCCGTGGGAGCAGATCTTCTACGGCGAGTTCGACGGCCGGCGTAAGAAACGCGTGCTGGTCAAGATCATCGGGGAATAG